A portion of the Streptomyces sp. NBC_00376 genome contains these proteins:
- a CDS encoding tetratricopeptide repeat protein, whose product MSLPKTLAEDVSRNLVMVARLIDEDPEQAYAYSRIALRLASRVAAVREAAGFAAYATQKYSEALAEFRAAKRMTGSVELWPVMADCERGLGRPERAMAMAGEPEVQKLDKAGQVEMRLVAAGARRDMGQLDAAIVTLQSSELASNAVHPWTARLRYAYADALLAAGREDEAREWFGKALEADKDGSTDASDRLAEMDGVEFVDALDEDEDEGENEADAASESAATEKGSEDEDEDRTSEA is encoded by the coding sequence ATGAGCCTGCCGAAGACCCTGGCCGAGGATGTCTCGCGCAACCTGGTCATGGTGGCCCGGCTGATCGACGAGGACCCGGAGCAGGCGTACGCGTACTCGCGGATCGCGCTTCGGCTGGCCTCGCGGGTGGCCGCGGTGCGTGAGGCGGCCGGGTTCGCCGCGTACGCCACGCAGAAGTACTCGGAGGCGCTGGCAGAGTTCCGGGCTGCCAAGCGGATGACCGGGTCCGTTGAGCTGTGGCCCGTCATGGCCGACTGCGAGCGTGGACTCGGGCGGCCCGAGCGGGCGATGGCCATGGCCGGCGAGCCCGAGGTGCAGAAGCTCGACAAGGCCGGACAGGTCGAGATGCGGCTGGTCGCCGCCGGGGCGCGCCGGGACATGGGGCAGCTCGACGCGGCCATCGTCACGCTGCAGAGCTCCGAGCTCGCGTCGAACGCCGTGCACCCGTGGACGGCTCGGCTGCGCTACGCGTACGCCGACGCGCTGCTGGCGGCCGGGCGCGAGGACGAGGCGCGCGAGTGGTTCGGGAAGGCGCTGGAGGCCGACAAGGACGGCTCCACCGATGCGTCCGACCGGCTCGCCGAGATGGACGGCGTCGAGTTCGTCGATGCGCTCGACGAGGACGAGGACGAGGGCGAGAACGAGGCCGACGCGGCTTCCGAGTCGGCTGCCACTGAGAAGGGCAGCGAGGACGAGGACGAGGACCGTACGTCCGAGGCGTAA
- a CDS encoding DUF1015 domain-containing protein, giving the protein MNTSGPAVQGLRLIPFRGLRYVPERVGSLAAVTSPPYDVVVRPDGLHHLESADPYNIVRLILPQADTAAARHQQAAQTLERWLAEGVLAPDSEPALYVYEQRNAEILQRGIVGALALSAPADGIVLPHEDVMAHVVEDRADLMRTTAAHLEPLLLTYRSDDDGPGATAVIERTTDRPPLLATTTEDGYHHRLWAVTDPADRAEIETDLARHQALIADGHHRWATYLRLQQEHTAPGPWDFGLVLLVDTARYPLRVRAIHRLLHRLPVADALAALDGLFRIRDLDEPLPRALDALAEAAAEGNAFLLAGDGGFHLIDRPDPGLLSRTIPTGRPAAWQTLDATVLHSALLDHIWQIPDAPEHIAYIHDTAAAVEQAERHDATAVLMHPVREEVVRDLARQGVTMPRKSTSFGPKPATGLVLRSLDLG; this is encoded by the coding sequence ATGAACACATCAGGTCCGGCCGTCCAGGGACTGCGTCTGATTCCGTTCCGTGGACTGCGGTACGTCCCCGAGCGGGTCGGCAGTCTCGCCGCGGTGACCTCACCGCCGTACGACGTCGTCGTGCGCCCCGACGGTCTGCACCACCTGGAGTCGGCGGATCCGTACAACATCGTCCGGCTGATACTGCCGCAGGCGGACACGGCCGCGGCCCGTCACCAGCAGGCGGCGCAGACCCTCGAACGCTGGCTGGCCGAGGGCGTCCTCGCACCGGACAGCGAGCCCGCGCTGTACGTCTACGAGCAGCGCAACGCCGAGATCCTGCAACGCGGCATCGTCGGGGCGCTGGCGCTGTCCGCCCCCGCCGACGGCATCGTCCTGCCGCACGAGGACGTGATGGCCCATGTCGTCGAGGACCGGGCCGACCTGATGCGCACCACCGCCGCCCACCTCGAACCGCTGCTGCTCACCTACCGCAGCGACGACGACGGCCCCGGAGCGACCGCCGTCATCGAGCGGACCACGGACCGCCCGCCGCTCCTCGCCACCACCACCGAGGACGGCTATCACCACCGGCTCTGGGCAGTCACCGACCCGGCCGACCGCGCCGAGATCGAGACCGACCTGGCCCGCCACCAGGCCCTGATCGCCGACGGCCACCACCGCTGGGCCACCTATCTCCGCCTCCAGCAGGAGCACACCGCACCGGGCCCCTGGGACTTCGGCCTGGTCCTCCTCGTCGACACGGCCCGCTACCCGCTCCGGGTCCGCGCCATACACCGGCTGCTGCACCGTCTCCCGGTCGCCGACGCACTCGCCGCGCTGGACGGCCTCTTCCGCATCCGCGACCTGGACGAACCGCTCCCCCGGGCCCTGGACGCACTCGCCGAGGCGGCCGCCGAGGGCAACGCGTTCCTGCTCGCCGGCGACGGCGGCTTCCACCTCATCGACCGCCCCGACCCCGGCCTGCTGTCCCGGACGATTCCCACCGGCCGCCCGGCCGCCTGGCAGACCCTCGACGCGACGGTCCTGCACTCGGCCCTGCTCGACCACATCTGGCAGATCCCCGACGCCCCGGAACACATCGCGTACATCCACGACACCGCGGCCGCCGTCGAGCAGGCCGAGCGTCACGACGCGACGGCGGTCCTGATGCATCCGGTACGCGAGGAAGTAGTCCGCGACCTCGCCCGACAAGGCGTCACCATGCCCCGCAAGTCGACCTCCTTCGGCCCCAAGCCGGCCACCGGCCTGGTCCTGCGCAGTCTCGACCTGGGCTGA
- a CDS encoding HAD hydrolase-like protein: MSQASRTRPSGSSTALNEAYDTALLDLDGVVYAGGHAIVHAVDSLGAARDGGMHLAYVTNNALRTPAAVAAHLTELGVPAEPADVITSAQAVARLMADQLPAGARVLVVGGEGLRVALRERGLVPVESADDEPVAVAQGYGGPDMAWGRFAEAAYAIARGVPWFASNTDLTIPSARGIAPGNGAAVEVVRIATGAEPQVAGKPLPPMHRETVLRTGAERPLVVGDRLDTDIEGAFNGGVDSLLVLTGVTDAAQLVAAPPQHRPTYVDADLRGLLTGQPEVAESGEGFVCGQWTASVRGDELVLAGDGDVLDGLRALCGAAWSYAGDGSCGLDAGKAVARLGL, encoded by the coding sequence ATGAGTCAGGCGAGCAGGACCAGGCCCAGCGGCAGCAGCACCGCGTTGAACGAGGCGTACGACACGGCGCTGCTGGATCTCGACGGGGTGGTGTACGCGGGCGGTCACGCGATCGTCCACGCCGTCGACTCGCTGGGGGCGGCACGGGACGGCGGGATGCACCTGGCGTACGTGACCAACAACGCCCTGCGGACGCCGGCCGCGGTGGCCGCGCACCTGACCGAACTCGGCGTACCCGCGGAGCCCGCCGATGTGATCACCTCGGCGCAGGCGGTGGCCCGGCTGATGGCCGATCAGCTGCCCGCCGGGGCACGGGTGCTCGTGGTGGGCGGTGAGGGGCTGCGGGTCGCGCTCCGGGAGCGCGGTCTGGTGCCGGTGGAGTCGGCGGACGACGAGCCGGTCGCGGTGGCGCAGGGATACGGCGGCCCCGACATGGCCTGGGGGCGGTTCGCCGAGGCCGCGTACGCGATCGCGCGCGGGGTGCCGTGGTTCGCGTCCAACACGGATCTGACGATCCCGAGTGCCCGGGGGATCGCACCGGGCAACGGCGCGGCGGTGGAGGTCGTACGGATCGCCACCGGGGCCGAGCCGCAGGTCGCCGGGAAACCGCTGCCGCCGATGCACCGGGAGACGGTGCTGCGGACCGGGGCCGAGCGCCCGCTGGTGGTCGGCGACCGGCTGGACACGGACATCGAGGGCGCGTTCAACGGCGGGGTGGACTCCTTGCTGGTGCTCACCGGGGTGACGGACGCGGCGCAGCTGGTCGCCGCCCCGCCGCAGCACCGGCCGACATACGTGGACGCGGATCTGCGGGGGCTGCTGACCGGGCAGCCCGAGGTGGCGGAGAGCGGTGAGGGCTTCGTGTGCGGGCAGTGGACGGCGTCGGTGCGCGGGGACGAGCTGGTGCTGGCGGGGGACGGGGACGTGCTCGACGGGCTGCGGGCGCTCTGCGGGGCGGCCTGGTCGTACGCCGGGGACGGTTCGTGCGGACTGGACGCGGGCAAGGCGGTCGCCAGGCTGGGGCTGTAG
- a CDS encoding ABC transporter ATP-binding protein, with amino-acid sequence MQRLTADSVTLGYDRRIIAENLSVEIPDNSFTVIVGPNACGKSTLLRALSRMLKPDSGRVLLDGQAIHGMPAKKVARTLGLLPQSSIAPDGITVADLVGRGRYPHQGLLRQWSPDDERIVEESMAATGVGALADRYVDELSGGQRQRVWIAMALAQQTPLLLLDEPTTYLDIQHQIDVLDLCAELHEAQGRTLVAVLHDLNHAARYATHLIAMRDGEVIAAGAPSEVVTAELVERVFGLRCQVIDDPETGTPLVVPAARKPRGDAAAAG; translated from the coding sequence ATGCAGCGCCTCACCGCGGACTCGGTGACCCTCGGCTACGACCGGCGGATCATCGCGGAGAACCTCTCGGTCGAGATTCCCGACAACTCGTTCACGGTGATCGTCGGCCCCAACGCCTGTGGCAAGTCGACCCTGTTGCGCGCGCTCTCGCGGATGCTGAAGCCGGACAGCGGTCGGGTGCTCCTGGACGGGCAGGCGATCCACGGGATGCCGGCGAAGAAGGTGGCCAGGACGCTGGGGCTGCTGCCGCAGTCCTCCATCGCGCCGGACGGCATCACCGTCGCCGACCTCGTCGGGCGTGGCCGGTATCCGCACCAGGGGCTGCTGCGCCAGTGGTCGCCGGACGACGAACGCATTGTCGAGGAATCGATGGCGGCGACCGGGGTCGGTGCGCTCGCCGATCGCTATGTCGACGAATTGTCCGGCGGGCAGCGACAGCGTGTCTGGATCGCGATGGCGCTCGCGCAGCAGACGCCGCTGCTGCTGCTCGACGAGCCGACGACGTACCTCGACATCCAGCACCAGATCGATGTCCTCGACCTCTGTGCGGAGCTGCACGAGGCGCAGGGGCGCACCCTGGTGGCCGTCCTGCACGACCTGAATCACGCCGCGCGGTACGCCACCCACCTCATCGCGATGCGGGACGGCGAGGTGATCGCGGCGGGGGCGCCGAGCGAGGTCGTCACCGCTGAACTGGTGGAGCGGGTCTTCGGGCTGCGCTGCCAGGTCATCGACGACCCGGAGACCGGGACCCCGCTGGTGGTGCCGGCCGCGCGCAAGCCGCGCGGCGACGCGGCGGCCGCGGGCTGA
- a CDS encoding SCP2 sterol-binding domain-containing protein: MATMAECRSALDRLSDNLAGADGDVRGAAALDRSLSCHIKDLDITFTGRLADGRIQVLDTLDGGPREKAEIRLAMTGDDLVAMVDGELNFAKAWGSGRVRLEAGFRDLLRLRSLL; the protein is encoded by the coding sequence ATGGCGACCATGGCGGAGTGCCGCAGCGCACTCGACAGACTTTCCGACAACCTCGCGGGGGCCGACGGCGACGTGCGCGGCGCGGCCGCCCTCGACCGCTCGCTGAGCTGCCACATCAAGGACCTCGACATCACCTTCACCGGCCGGCTGGCCGATGGCCGGATCCAGGTCCTGGACACGCTCGACGGCGGGCCCCGCGAGAAGGCCGAGATCCGGCTCGCGATGACCGGCGACGACCTGGTGGCCATGGTGGACGGCGAGCTGAACTTCGCCAAGGCGTGGGGGTCGGGCCGGGTCCGCCTGGAGGCCGGCTTCCGCGACCTGCTGAGACTGAGATCGCTCCTGTAG
- a CDS encoding TlyA family RNA methyltransferase: MAGVARRRLDAELVRRKLARSREHASQLIAAGRVTVGGNTATKPATQVETSAAVVVIKDDSDPEYVSRGGHKLAGALAAFVPLGLNVEGRRALDAGASTGGFTDVLLRAGAGHVVAVDVGYGQLAWSLQSDERVIVKDRTNVRELTLEAIDGLPVDLVVGDLSFIPLGLVLPALARCAAPDADLVLMVKPQFEVGKERLGSGGVVRSPELRAEAVREVARRAWALGLGVRGVTASPLPGPSGNVEYFLWLRAGAPELDPADVDRAVAEGPR; the protein is encoded by the coding sequence GTGGCAGGAGTGGCACGTCGCCGCCTCGACGCCGAGCTGGTACGCCGTAAGCTCGCCCGCTCGCGCGAGCATGCGAGCCAGCTGATCGCCGCAGGGCGGGTGACCGTCGGCGGGAACACCGCGACCAAACCCGCCACCCAGGTCGAGACCAGCGCCGCCGTCGTCGTGATCAAGGACGACAGCGACCCCGAGTACGTCTCGCGCGGCGGGCACAAGCTCGCGGGCGCCCTCGCCGCCTTCGTCCCCCTCGGACTGAACGTCGAGGGGCGGCGGGCGCTGGACGCCGGGGCGTCCACCGGTGGTTTCACCGACGTGCTGCTGAGGGCCGGTGCCGGCCATGTCGTCGCCGTGGATGTCGGCTACGGGCAGCTCGCCTGGTCGCTCCAGTCCGACGAACGCGTCATCGTCAAGGACCGCACCAACGTACGGGAACTGACGCTGGAGGCGATCGACGGCCTGCCGGTGGACCTGGTGGTCGGCGATCTGTCGTTCATCCCGCTGGGCCTCGTCCTGCCCGCCCTGGCGCGCTGCGCCGCCCCCGACGCCGACCTGGTCCTCATGGTCAAGCCGCAGTTCGAGGTCGGCAAGGAACGACTGGGCAGCGGCGGCGTGGTGCGCAGCCCCGAGCTGCGGGCCGAAGCGGTACGGGAAGTGGCACGCCGGGCCTGGGCGCTGGGGCTCGGGGTGCGGGGGGTGACGGCGAGCCCGCTGCCGGGGCCCTCGGGAAACGTCGAGTACTTTCTCTGGCTGCGGGCAGGAGCACCTGAACTGGATCCCGCAGATGTCGACCGTGCAGTGGCGGAGGGGCCTCGTTGA
- a CDS encoding NAD kinase yields the protein MTTNAARTVFLLAHTGRPAAIRSAELVVQGLLRSGLGVRVLATEAADLPLPSSVETVTDTTPKAVDGCELLIVLGGDGTLLRGAEFSRASGVPMLGVNLGRVGFLAEAERDDLDKVVDRVVTRAYQVEERMTLDVLVHSNGDIVHTDWALNEAAVQKVSPERMLEVVLEIDGRPVTGFGCDGIVCATPTGSTAYAFSAGGPVVWPEVEALLMVPISAHALFAKPLVTSPTSVLAVEVQQHTPHGVLWCDGRRTVELPAGARVEVRRGAVPVRLARLHHASFTDRLVAKFALPVSGWRGAPH from the coding sequence TTGACGACGAATGCGGCACGAACTGTCTTTCTTCTGGCACACACCGGCCGCCCGGCCGCGATCCGCAGTGCCGAACTGGTCGTACAGGGGCTGCTGCGCAGTGGCCTGGGCGTACGGGTACTGGCCACCGAAGCGGCCGATCTGCCGCTGCCGTCCTCCGTCGAGACGGTCACGGACACCACGCCCAAGGCCGTGGACGGCTGTGAACTGCTGATCGTGCTGGGCGGGGACGGGACGCTGCTGCGCGGCGCGGAGTTCTCCCGCGCGTCCGGGGTGCCGATGCTCGGCGTCAACCTCGGCCGGGTCGGCTTCCTCGCCGAGGCCGAGCGGGACGACCTGGACAAGGTCGTCGACCGGGTCGTCACCCGCGCCTACCAGGTCGAGGAACGCATGACCCTTGACGTCCTGGTGCACAGCAACGGCGACATCGTCCACACCGACTGGGCGCTGAACGAAGCGGCCGTGCAGAAGGTGTCGCCCGAGCGGATGCTGGAGGTCGTCCTGGAGATCGACGGCCGCCCCGTGACCGGGTTCGGCTGCGACGGGATCGTCTGCGCGACCCCGACCGGATCGACCGCCTACGCCTTCTCGGCGGGCGGTCCCGTCGTCTGGCCCGAGGTCGAGGCGCTGCTGATGGTGCCGATCAGCGCCCACGCGCTGTTCGCCAAGCCGCTGGTGACCTCCCCGACCTCCGTGCTCGCCGTCGAGGTCCAGCAGCACACCCCGCACGGAGTGCTGTGGTGCGACGGCCGCAGGACCGTCGAACTGCCCGCGGGCGCCCGGGTCGAGGTGCGGCGCGGCGCAGTGCCCGTACGGCTGGCGCGGCTGCACCACGCCTCGTTCACCGACCGGCTGGTCGCGAAGTTCGCCCTGCCGGTCTCGGGGTGGCGGGGCGCACCGCACTGA
- the recN gene encoding DNA repair protein RecN, giving the protein MSVLEEMRIRSLGVIDDAVVELSPGFTAVTGETGAGKTMVVTSLGLLLGGRADPALVRIGAKAAVVEGRITVSDGDSVALRAEEAGAEIEDGALLISRTVSAEGRSRAHLGGRSVPVGVLAELADELVAVHGQTDQQGLLKPARQRQALDRYAGDGVAGPHAKYAAAYRRLRAVVTELDELTTRARERAQEADLLRFGLGEIAAVEPLAGEDVDLASEAERLGHAEALSSAAALAHTALAGNPEDPEGVDATTVVAAAGRSLDAVRAHDPALAALADRIGEISILLSDVAGELAGYADQLDADPLRLAAVEERRAALTALTRKYGEDIGAVLAWAQEGAARLTELEGDDDRIGELTAERDALRDELSGLGQALTDARNRAAALFAEAVTAELASLAMPHARVSFDIRQTEAADEASGIEIDGRNVVYGPSGADEVELLLAPHPGAQPRPIAKGASGGELSRVMLAVEVVFAGADPVPTYLFDEVDAGVGGKAAVEVGRRLAKLARSAQVVVVTHLPQVAAFADRQLLVEKTVDGSVTSSGVTVLEGEDRVRELSRMLAGQEDSQTARAHAEELLAAARADG; this is encoded by the coding sequence GTGTCCGTGTTGGAGGAGATGCGGATACGGTCGCTCGGAGTCATCGACGACGCGGTGGTGGAGCTGTCACCCGGTTTCACCGCGGTGACGGGTGAGACCGGCGCGGGCAAGACCATGGTCGTCACCAGCCTCGGGCTGCTGCTCGGCGGGCGCGCCGACCCCGCCCTGGTACGGATCGGGGCCAAGGCCGCCGTCGTCGAGGGGCGGATCACGGTGTCCGACGGCGACAGCGTCGCCCTGCGGGCCGAGGAGGCCGGGGCCGAGATCGAGGACGGCGCGCTGCTGATCAGCCGTACCGTCTCCGCCGAGGGGCGTTCCCGGGCGCATCTGGGCGGCCGGTCGGTGCCGGTCGGGGTGCTCGCCGAACTCGCCGACGAACTCGTCGCCGTGCACGGCCAGACCGACCAGCAGGGGCTGCTCAAGCCCGCCCGGCAGCGGCAGGCGCTCGACCGGTACGCGGGCGACGGGGTCGCCGGGCCGCACGCGAAGTACGCGGCGGCGTACCGGCGGCTGCGGGCCGTCGTCACGGAGCTCGACGAGCTGACCACACGGGCCCGGGAACGCGCCCAGGAAGCCGATCTGCTGCGCTTCGGGCTGGGCGAGATCGCCGCGGTCGAACCACTGGCCGGCGAGGACGTGGACCTCGCCTCCGAGGCCGAACGGCTCGGCCACGCCGAAGCGCTCTCCTCCGCCGCGGCTCTCGCGCACACCGCGCTCGCGGGCAATCCGGAGGACCCGGAGGGCGTCGACGCCACGACCGTGGTCGCCGCCGCCGGACGGTCCCTGGACGCCGTGCGCGCCCACGATCCGGCGCTGGCGGCGCTCGCCGACCGGATCGGCGAGATCTCGATCCTGCTCTCCGACGTGGCGGGCGAACTGGCCGGTTACGCCGATCAGTTGGACGCCGATCCGCTGCGGCTCGCCGCGGTGGAGGAGCGCCGCGCCGCGCTCACCGCGCTCACCCGGAAGTACGGCGAGGACATCGGCGCAGTGCTCGCCTGGGCCCAGGAGGGCGCCGCCCGGCTCACCGAGCTGGAGGGCGACGACGACCGGATCGGCGAGCTGACCGCCGAACGCGACGCGCTGCGGGACGAACTCTCCGGCCTCGGCCAGGCGTTGACCGACGCGCGCAACCGGGCGGCCGCGCTCTTCGCCGAGGCGGTGACCGCGGAGCTGGCCTCGCTGGCCATGCCGCACGCCCGGGTCTCCTTCGACATCCGGCAGACCGAGGCGGCCGACGAGGCGTCCGGCATCGAGATCGACGGGCGGAACGTGGTCTACGGGCCGTCCGGCGCCGACGAGGTCGAGCTGCTGCTGGCCCCGCACCCCGGTGCCCAGCCCCGGCCGATCGCCAAGGGGGCCTCGGGCGGTGAGCTGTCCCGGGTGATGCTCGCCGTGGAGGTGGTCTTCGCGGGCGCCGACCCCGTACCCACGTACCTCTTCGACGAGGTCGACGCGGGCGTCGGCGGCAAGGCCGCGGTCGAGGTGGGGCGGCGGCTCGCCAAGCTCGCCAGGTCCGCCCAGGTCGTCGTCGTCACGCACCTGCCGCAGGTGGCGGCCTTCGCGGACCGGCAACTGCTGGTCGAGAAGACCGTCGACGGGTCGGTGACCAGCAGCGGGGTCACGGTCCTGGAGGGCGAGGACCGGGTGCGGGAGCTGTCCCGGATGCTCGCGGGCCAGGAGGACTCCCAGACGGCACGGGCCCACGCGGAGGAGCTGCTGGCCGCGGCGCGGGCCGACGGGTAA
- a CDS encoding glycosyltransferase family 4 protein, with translation MSQLRTVQVLGGGSAGSSAHVSSLAAGLVARGVHVTVCAPAELDHAYDYSGTGAGFAPVPRRSDPASVAALRAACLTADVVHAHGPHAAVRAALALGGRRVPLVVTWHARAHAEGARSRMIRLMERRAARAAAVVLGTTSDLVDRARHRGARDARLAPVSAPVPRLPVTAHAGKARAELGAVERPLIIACGSLVPHHGYGALLDAARLWRELDPAPLLVVVGEGRERSALQRRIRNEELPVRLVGSRDDRIELLAAADLAVLCSSWEARSVSAQEALRLGVPLVATAVGGVPELVGDAAELVPYGNTEALARVVARLLGDPRRRAEMVTDGLAQAASWPTEDDTIAQVLSVYDELTQPLAARAR, from the coding sequence GTGTCACAGCTGCGTACGGTCCAAGTCCTGGGTGGCGGCAGTGCGGGCAGCAGTGCCCACGTCAGCTCGCTGGCCGCGGGACTCGTGGCGAGGGGCGTGCACGTCACCGTCTGCGCCCCGGCCGAACTGGACCACGCCTACGACTACTCCGGCACGGGCGCCGGTTTCGCCCCCGTGCCCCGGCGCAGTGACCCCGCCTCCGTCGCCGCCCTGCGCGCCGCCTGCCTGACGGCGGACGTCGTCCACGCGCACGGGCCGCACGCCGCCGTGCGCGCCGCTCTCGCGCTCGGCGGCCGACGCGTCCCGCTGGTCGTCACCTGGCACGCCCGCGCCCACGCCGAAGGGGCCCGCAGCCGGATGATCCGGCTGATGGAGCGAAGGGCCGCCCGAGCGGCGGCAGTTGTGCTCGGCACGACTTCCGACCTGGTCGACCGGGCCCGCCACCGGGGCGCGCGAGACGCGCGGCTCGCCCCCGTCTCCGCCCCCGTCCCCCGGCTGCCCGTCACCGCCCACGCGGGCAAGGCGCGGGCCGAACTCGGGGCGGTGGAAAGGCCTTTGATCATCGCCTGCGGAAGTCTCGTACCGCATCACGGGTACGGCGCACTGCTCGACGCCGCACGGCTGTGGCGCGAGCTCGACCCCGCGCCGCTCCTGGTCGTCGTGGGCGAGGGGCGCGAACGGTCCGCCCTCCAGCGCCGGATCAGGAACGAGGAGCTGCCCGTCCGGCTCGTCGGCAGCCGGGACGACCGGATCGAACTGCTCGCCGCGGCGGATCTGGCGGTGCTGTGCAGCAGTTGGGAGGCGCGTTCGGTGTCGGCACAGGAGGCGCTGCGGCTCGGCGTCCCGCTGGTCGCCACCGCGGTCGGCGGCGTACCCGAACTCGTGGGGGACGCGGCGGAACTCGTGCCGTACGGGAACACGGAGGCGCTCGCGCGGGTGGTGGCCAGGCTCCTCGGGGATCCCCGGCGGCGCGCCGAGATGGTGACCGACGGGCTTGCCCAGGCGGCGAGTTGGCCGACCGAGGACGACACGATCGCCCAGGTGCTCAGCGTGTACGACGAGTTGACCCAGCCACTGGCGGCACGGGCGCGGTGA
- a CDS encoding PucR family transcriptional regulator codes for METQGGITVQRALELPGLRGGLPEVVAGADRLNRTVRWVHAGEVPNIASLLKGGELLLTTGLGLGTRPAEQRAFVRRLADRGIAALVVELGPRFSRLPASIVDAARAAGLPLVQLHREVPFVTVTEEIHTEIVNGHYALLRQAEDVHRRCTKALLGGGGVPQVLGILADFAANPVFLETADGQLLYAAGPGSGPVCADPLQVWDGMRGGRAARETPPTGSVLVDVPGGGPGAGSVRARLVLLAVSGPLVTVHRMAAERAAGILAVVLMQARQEEELAARGRGDFLTDLAEGRITPEDAPAQARVLGFKPAEMPLLPVVMRLAPELSVSGNWALLARAVLEELSSVGVPVLLGVRPVEGRVPVLLGLRSETERTAVADRVAAALRAGVERAGLERAGSHPPVVVVGVAGGWATAGAGLRHAAETATAAHGLSDRPWYDARRLDIDLLLWRLRDHPDLAAFVDRAIGPLRDHDRTSRPALLPTLETYLAHAGRKAETARELHLNRQTLYNRLARIGELLGTDLDDPQAVLALSLALRARRHIA; via the coding sequence GTGGAGACGCAAGGCGGAATCACCGTGCAGCGAGCACTCGAACTGCCGGGGCTGCGCGGCGGGCTCCCGGAGGTGGTGGCCGGCGCGGACCGGCTGAACCGTACGGTGCGCTGGGTGCACGCGGGCGAGGTCCCCAACATCGCTTCGCTGCTCAAGGGCGGTGAACTGCTGCTCACCACCGGTCTCGGGCTCGGCACCCGCCCGGCCGAGCAGCGCGCCTTCGTCCGCAGGCTCGCCGACCGGGGCATCGCCGCCCTGGTGGTGGAGCTCGGGCCGCGCTTCAGCAGACTGCCCGCGTCGATAGTGGACGCCGCCCGCGCCGCTGGGCTGCCGCTGGTGCAGCTGCACCGCGAGGTGCCGTTCGTGACGGTGACCGAGGAGATCCACACCGAGATCGTCAACGGTCACTACGCGCTGCTGCGGCAGGCCGAGGACGTGCACCGCCGGTGCACGAAGGCGCTCCTGGGCGGCGGCGGGGTGCCCCAGGTGCTCGGCATCCTGGCGGACTTCGCGGCCAATCCGGTCTTCCTGGAGACGGCGGACGGCCAGCTGCTGTACGCGGCGGGCCCCGGCTCCGGCCCGGTCTGTGCCGACCCGCTCCAGGTGTGGGACGGGATGCGCGGCGGCCGGGCGGCGCGCGAGACACCGCCCACCGGTTCGGTGCTGGTGGATGTGCCGGGCGGCGGTCCGGGCGCCGGTTCGGTACGGGCCAGGCTGGTGCTGCTCGCCGTGTCCGGGCCACTGGTGACCGTGCACCGGATGGCGGCGGAGCGGGCGGCGGGCATCCTCGCCGTGGTGCTGATGCAGGCCCGCCAGGAGGAGGAGCTCGCGGCCCGCGGCCGGGGCGACTTCCTGACCGACCTCGCCGAGGGCCGGATCACGCCGGAGGACGCGCCCGCGCAGGCCCGCGTACTGGGCTTCAAACCGGCCGAGATGCCGCTGCTGCCGGTGGTGATGCGGCTGGCCCCCGAGCTGTCGGTGTCCGGGAACTGGGCGTTGCTGGCGCGGGCGGTGCTGGAGGAGCTCTCGTCGGTGGGGGTACCGGTGCTGCTGGGCGTACGGCCCGTGGAGGGCCGGGTTCCGGTGCTGCTGGGGCTGCGGTCCGAGACGGAGCGCACGGCGGTCGCGGACCGGGTCGCGGCGGCGCTGCGGGCCGGTGTGGAGCGGGCCGGGCTGGAGCGGGCCGGTTCGCATCCGCCGGTCGTGGTGGTCGGTGTGGCGGGCGGCTGGGCGACGGCCGGCGCGGGGCTGCGGCACGCCGCCGAGACGGCGACGGCCGCGCACGGCCTCAGCGACCGGCCCTGGTACGACGCCCGGCGCCTCGACATCGACCTGCTGCTGTGGCGGTTGCGGGACCACCCGGATCTGGCGGCCTTCGTGGACCGGGCGATCGGCCCGCTGCGCGATCACGACCGCACCTCGCGCCCGGCACTGCTGCCGACGCTGGAGACGTATCTGGCCCACGCCGGCCGCAAGGCGGAGACCGCACGCGAGCTGCATCTGAACCGTCAGACGCTGTACAACCGGCTGGCCCGCATCGGCGAGCTGCTCGGCACCGACCTGGACGACCCGCAGGCGGTACTGGCGCTGAGCCTGGCTCTCCGGGCCCGCCGCCACATCGCGTAG